A region from the Acinonyx jubatus isolate Ajub_Pintada_27869175 chromosome C2, VMU_Ajub_asm_v1.0, whole genome shotgun sequence genome encodes:
- the ATP5PF gene encoding ATP synthase-coupling factor 6, mitochondrial, whose translation MILQRLFRLSSLMRSMVSVHLRRNIGVTAVAFNKELDPVQKLFVDKIREYKTKRQASGGPVDTGPEYQQELERELFKLKQMYGKADMNTFPNFNFEDPKFEVIDKPQS comes from the exons ATGATTCTCCAGAGGCTCTTCAGGCTCTCCTCTCTCATGCGGTCCATGGTCTCAGTGCATCTGAGGAGGAACATCGGTGTTACAGCAGTGGCATTTAATAAGGAACTTGATCCTGTACAGAAACTCTTCGTGGATAAGATTAGAGAATACAAAACTAAGCGACA GGCATCCGGAGGACCTGTTGATACTGGCCCAGAGTATCAGcaagagctggagagagagcTTTTTAAGCTTAAGCAGATGTATGGTAAAGCAGACATGAATACTTTCCCTAACTTCAATTTTGAAG ATCCCAAATTTGAAGTCATCGACAAACCCCAGTCCTGA